cacTGCCCGACATGTCCTCCATGCccacaataaacaatttatgataaacaataattacaacacaaaatcaCATACGtgacgggcagcgtgacggtgtctacgctgcctaacaaacaactgagttgAAGTCCTCtccataataacataaataatgaatagtaccacctgtaatcgagcaACCTGTGACATCTGTTCACAGCTACCCGTCGTATAACGGACTCGTGCGTGACGGATAGCAACTGTTACACCTTCGGGCCGGCGTCACGCTGTGGACCTCCTCAGCCTCCGTGGAACTTCCGCTCCTGCGAGTGCGTCCCCGAGTACGCTGTGTGGGACCCCAGGCAGACTTTCTGCAGACTCTTCTCTGGTAAGAGATGTTTAGTAGTAGGGATTTTTGTAACAAACCCGTTTGTGGGAAAGACCTTAGCCTGTAGCCATATGTACCACATAAagtgtaaattataaagttcTGTGTGACTTGAtcacttctttttttaattgtgttttaaataggtaaaataaatctaaattgtaataaactttaatgTATGTTCGTGCCAGACGTAATACTATAGACTTTTGGGCATAAATATAGAATTACATTTGGGGACACTCAGTAACGCTGTGTGTCGACGTAGTGGTCTAAAAGGTGAAGCGTTGATAGAAAAATTTGACAATAAGGAAGGGCAATCCAGTCTACCTGTTAAAATTGCTTGAAGCAGTAACATATCGCTCAAGTTTCTCCGCTTTTCTAGTGTGtcaattttgtaatgtataCAAGCATCCTcataactattaaatattttaaattccttaaatgcaaattatttttaggaatagggatgatgacagttttttaaattatatataaattaaaagtatgctaatagtaaagcaattttgtaaaagtaacagggtatctgcgatcattactttcggagctacagggatttaaagggtcagatttgcggcgctgccgcggatccctgaaaaacgccccatacaaaatggtacgcacttatgacgtcgtaggcaattaatgatcgttagatttgtatgggtgtttaaacaaaattactaatatctttgttatttctgcgtttatgtttatagttcgtatattaaaataagtcatatttaatgtaaggaagctaaaactgtatgaattttcatctaattacgataaaatatttttaatagattttgaccttttataatcttatttattttgaaaatatccagtcaatctttgctttttatatataaattagttaacattgaccttatttacccgaatgtatcattaaaatcaatatattcaaacctagtcatcatccttgTTTCTTTagattttagtttagtatagattactgttGATAATTGTGTTGTTGGTTTGATGACATTGATGATGATTTGTACCAGGTGTTGGTGGCTCTTGCGAGGCGGACAGCGATTGTCAGGCCGGAGACCTGGAGATACATTGCGTCAAGAACGAGGAGGGTCAGGGCATCTGCTCCTGCCCTGACGGCTTGGAGGAGTACGAGGGACTGTGCCTGACTACTGGCTTAGGTTTGATGATGTTTTTTTGACCTTATAAGCTATGACGACCTGTCCCATGATGCATTTGGTTAtatcttgtgtttttttattgaatagggtAAGTGTAGATATAGTCTCAGGTGGAACGCACTTGCCTAAGTGATGCCTCTTCACTTTCATCTTAAAGATGAAGAAGAAGATGAAGATTGAGGTTCTAAAAATTAGGGCTTTTATCTAGAAGAAGGTGACGCGCCTGCCTGCTGAAGTGTACAAATAGGGTTTGTTTCAAatttctctaagaacgccatctattggtagtttgaaataacaaacactgtttcactgtgcctgtagatggcagaaCGCATCGCCCGAttagacgtgatagcccagtggatatgacctctgccttcaattctgagggcgtaggttcgaatccgaaatccacctccaacttttcagttatgtgcattttaagaaaataaatatcaagtatttcaagcggtgcaggaaaaacatcgtgaggttcCAAATGTGAAtgaaaccaatgtcgaacaaaggtcatATCACatcatttgtcaggacaatttaattaacaaaactgtaaccaaaataaaaccctagaatggcagagaatgatcttgagtggagtcacgcacttgtgaacgttgtgtgtagggttaagggagcccttgacagttaaccagCACTATCCATTCCCACTTAAGTCactttccccgcctatcccaatccaaagtaacccataaagaattacacaacaagaaatgtggacggctcgaacgccccgagtatactgaagccgaccgcactacaagcgccttatatcgcaagtcgttcccgccaaccgatcgtcaccactctctaactccccactctttacggaaacattTCACTTCACCTgatgtcatatccgtctcagactactatttcctacaatactgTGCGCAGCAGTACTGTATTACCATAGGTTGAATAATAAGTTGACTCCGATGTGTATGGAAAAATCACTTTAATTATGAGAAATATAAATTGAACATGTGTACATAGGCCGGTGGTCGGAAGGCAAGAGGAGCGATTACAAGTTATAATCGGCCGGCAGTGTTGCCAGCACGATTTTATACAATTCCTTTATTTACCATAATGTTGCCTGCAACATGCTGCGGCCTCATGATGTTATGAACTATacaattgttaaataatatgtaaactggaaatttaaacattttacaagttaagtttagttgttgcttacaatgttaaatttaaaattttcttaatactaaacattcttataataattaaatactaattGGAATCTATTGGCAATACACATATTTTGTTAATGGCTCGaatgtgtgtttttttatttggggTCATGACCTCGACGGCCCTGACCTTTCCATCGTGACCAGGACATAATCTTACAATTCGTGCCATGGGCCAGTACATAGGATATAAATTATCATCCTTTAGAATAACTAAACTTCCTACTTTAACATTATTCTGGTCTTGGCGCCATTTTGGCCTATTTTggagaatatttaaataatatttatgccaAACCTTCcaaaattgttgttttaaattagtACATAGCTGCCAaaacttaagtttatttttaggtacattaattaaattgttttctgGATACATAGTTAACGCACTACCAATAATAAAGTGACCaggtgttaaataataaaagtcatCTGGATCAGATGAGAGTGATAACAATGGTCTTGAATTAAGTACAGCTTCAATCTCACAAAGAACTGTGTTAAGCTGTTCATATGTCAATAAACTATTTTGTACAACTCGCCTTAAATGGTATTTTGTACTTTTAACTGCTGCCTCCCAGAGACCACCAAACGTAGGAGAATAGCACGGAATGAAATGGAAATTTATACCTTGTTCTGCAGCAAATTTTTGTACGTTTGCCTGGTGATACTGAGATGCATGCAGCTTATACAATTCATTTAATTGGTTGCTAGCCGATTTGAATGAGCTAAAATTGTCACAGTGGACCTGGCTGGGCTTTCCACGTCTGCTTATTTGCCTTTTGAGACAGCCTAGAAATGTTTCTGTGGTTAAGTCCGAAGCCAGTTCTAAGTGAACTGCCTTCGTGGTAAAGCATACAAAAACGCATATATAACCTTTTCCGACTACAGAGCGTCTAATTCGCGATAGCTTGACGTCTACAGGCCCAGCAAAGTCCAAGCCGATAACCTGGAACGGTCGGCTCGTGGCTGTGACACGGCTGGCTGGCAGTGAGCCCATTAGCTGTTGAGCAGCTGTCGCCTTATTTCTAAAACATATAATACATTTGTGGgttattttcttaatatgtaATAAGCCATTTACAATCCAAAATTTTTGGTTTAAACTTGAAAGCAGAAGCTTAGGTCCTGCATGCAGTAATCTTTCATGTTCGCTTTTAATAATCAAGCTAGTAATTAAAGAGTCCTTTGGTAGGATAACAGGATGTTTTTGTGACAGTGGTATGGCAGCATGGTGGAGCCTCCCACCTACACGTAAAAGACCTAGGTTATCAATGAAAGGATGTAGGTTCACAAGAGTTCCTTTTAAATTATTGCCTTTGCAAAGTGCATTAATTTCAGATTTGAAATGGACACCTTGTTCATGTTTAACTATAACCATTAAGGCATTTTCAAGCTCTGagcttgttaaatatttactatttattttatttttatgtttatttacattattcaaaAATCTTAACATATAAGCCATGAGCCTAatgatttttgtaatattagaataattatataattgtttgaaaatatattcaatagaaTTTGATGATTGGTCATCAGAAAGCACTAAGCAAGGCCTCACCTCGGGTAGAGTGCTGGGGAGCTCTGGTTTACAACAATCAAAATTGTACTCACTGTTACGTAGAAATTGTGGCCCGTTCCACCATAACTGGCACCGGTTCAGCTCGCCTGGCTTTAGCCCTCTGCTGATGAGGTCGGCAGGATTTTCTTTGGTGTTGACATAAAGCCATGACCATGCACCTGTAGCCTGACGAATGACACTCACTCTGTTCGCTATATAAGCTTGAAGCTGCATCAATTCAGTGTCAATCCATGCAAGAACAATCTTTGAATCACTGAATAGATATACAtcctttattttaactttaagctTAAGTGAATCATATGTTTTTGCCATTAACTTAGATAACAAGAGTGCAGCATTCAATTCAAGCCTTGGCACTGTCATGCCCTTCTTTTGAATAGGATTTATTCTAGATTTCGAACAGAGCAAGTAAGCATTTGAGTTACCTAATTTGTTGACTCGCAGGTATACACAGCAACCGTAGGCCGTGGAACTCGAAGCATCAGCAAATCCCACCAGCTCTGCAGTGTAATTTTCTGAAATATCTATATTTCTACTTAGTTTAATTGGCTCCATTGCTAATAGATCAGCTGTAAACTGTAGCCACTCTTCTTGAATGTTAAGAGGGGGAGTGGAATTCCAATCAATATTTTGTAGCCATAATTTTTGCATGATGACCTTTGCTGTTACTATAATAGGACTTGCAAACCCCATAGGGTCGTAGAACCTACCTATGTAACTTAATATTcttctttttgttatttctttagGGTTAAACGGTTCAGGGgatgatattataaagttatcatCTATAACATTAATGCGCAGCCCTAAAGCTTTCAtgtcaaaattttctttttgcaaATCTAAACTACAAAAATGTTGTTGCTCGGTCTGTGGTATATCTGACAGTATGCTTTTATTATTTGAGGCCCACTTGTGTGTATGAAATCCACCTAGACTGAGTATTTCGCGTAGTTGATTCCTTGCAGTTATAACTGAGTTGAAATCATGATCTGTGTAAAGAATATCGTCAACATAtgtatgattattaattatgttggaAGCTAGAGGATACAAATTTTCGTACCTAATTGCTAGCTCCTTTAAACAACGTGTTGCCAAGTAACTAGAGCTTTTTAACCCGTATGTTACTGTGTCTAATCTAATACATTTAATTGATTCACTTGGATTGTCTCTCCAAAGAATGTTTTGTAGAGAAGTGAATTTgggatcaatttttatattgcgGAACATATGTTTGATGTCCGTTGTGAATGTATATTTGCCAAATCTGAATAGCATGAGTATATCAAAAAGATCTTTTTGCACTACCGGTCCATTGAGTTGTAAACTGTTTAAGCTGACCTTCTTGTCAGTTTTCATTGAAGCATCAAATACACACCGAAGTCGGGTTGtacttgaattttcatttattactgCATGATGGGGTAAATAGTAAGTTGCTTGTTTGTTTATGTCATACAGTTCAATGTCCATATAATGACCATGGTTAAGTGATAAGTATTCATGGATAAATCTTTGATATTGCATGAATAGATTTGGATTTGAATGCAATttcttttctaaatttaaaaatctctttaaaGCAAGGTGAAAGGATTCGCCTAATATGCCATTAATATCTTCTAAAGGTAATTTCAATGGTAAGGCAACTTGAAAGtgattattttctaatttgacAGAGCTTTGAAATATTTGTTCACACAGCTCCTGTTCAGAAGTTTTTTCATGGAATAATTCTGGGACCTTTTCATAAGACCAAAACTgagaaattgttttttgtatatCTAGCTCACATTTTAATGCTACTTTGTGACAAGATGGTTTGGATAAATCGACTGGCAAACCTCCTCCTATTATGTGACCAAATAGTGTTGGAAATATGTGTAATTCAAACCCTGGAGACCCTTGTGATGTAGTGTGACACGAAGCAGTAGGGAGAACCTGTTGTGACCCGTGAGGATCACTTGCAGCTGGTGAGCTGAGGTTCATTGGCACCACCACCACGCTCTGATTGCTCGGCAACAGGGTCTGGAAAAACACATCCGCACCAATGAGAATATGTATTTCACTTGGTACATTGAACTGTTCATCGgctaaagttatattatttggtATGTGAATTTTGGAAATATCAATGTTACTCTGGGGAAGTTTACAAGTTATATTTTCTACTACATGACAgttgatgatttttttgaacGGAATGTGCATAGAATGCACCTCTAATGGGATGCAgtactttgtattatttttagtgttagatatgccaataatatttgtgttattGGGTGTGGGAGTCaaacctaatatttttatgacctTTGAGGTCACTAACGATACCTGTGAACCGCTATCTAGTAAAGCCTTGATGCGGTACTCTCGGCCATTCTTGCTGAACACCTTTACTCTTGCTGTGGGCAGGAGTACATTATTATCAATGTTGCCTGTCATAGTAACAGGAGGTGCCAGGGCGGGAGAATTGCAGACTAAGCTGTTGTGACAGCCCTTGCAGTCTGAGCATCGGAAGTGAAACCTACATTTGCCCTTATGTGTACCTAAACATGTAATACAAAGTTTATTCTTTTCTATGAATAATATTCTTTCCTGTGCTGTCAATAAATagaattttttacatttaaaaagtttatgTTCTTTGGACTTACAGTAACTGCATGATGATCCCTGCGTGGCGAGAGCTGCTACCCGTGAGTTACCCGCAGTGTGACCTTGCTCAGCATTTTCTAAAGCCAAGGCCCGTTTCTCAAGGTACTGGAGAAACTCTTCCAGGCTCGGCTTGTTATCAGAGCTTCTATCCATTTGGTAGGCTCTCGTTGTAAAGCTATCTAGTTTACGGGAGAAAATGCAAAGAAGTATGGGACTCCAATGTATTACATTAGGCTCATGAATGCTTATGGCAGCTAATTGTTGTCTAATACATGACACAAAGTCTCTTAAATTACTAGCCGTGGACTTAGTGATACATTTTAAATCTAACAAATGGCTTATGTGTTCATTcacaattttatacttattttcatacctattttctaataatttgaGTGCTTCACTATAGCTTTCAGGGGTTATtggtaaattttttattaagtctAAAGGTTCACCTATGAGATATGATCTTAAgtagtataatttttgtatgaCGTCTAGACTTGAATTATTATGTATCATTGATTTAAAAAGGCTTATGAATGGTATATACTCGGTGAATTTACCGTTAAACTGTTGGATGTCCACGGGAGGTAAATGAGTTTTTGCCGCTACACTCGGTTGAGCAACTGAATTGGTTGAAGACGCGGGTGCAAACCCACGTTGCGCAATCGCCTTGTTTAACATCGTTAccattttgtaaaacttttcttcgACGACGTCCACGCACTCCTCATCTTTGGGATTCAAATGTAAAATGTCTTTGCACAAGTCTTCGTattcattaaaagttttttcCAGTCGGTCGCGCCGAACCATGAGTTCCTCCACGTGGTTCTTTAGTAGATTTGCCTCTTCTGCTTCTAAATACTGATAAAGCCGCGTGATTGTGCGCTTTGCGTAACCGCGTGCTACATTCTTCCTTGATAATTCGTCCTCCATTATGATTTACGACGTATATACTAATA
The DNA window shown above is from Bicyclus anynana chromosome 27, ilBicAnyn1.1, whole genome shotgun sequence and carries:
- the LOC128199696 gene encoding uncharacterized protein LOC128199696 isoform X1; amino-acid sequence: MEDELSRKNVARGYAKRTITRLYQYLEAEEANLLKNHVEELMVRRDRLEKTFNEYEDLCKDILHLNPKDEECVDVVEEKFYKMVTMLNKAIAQRGFAPASSTNSVAQPSVAAKTHLPPVDIQQFNDSFTTRAYQMDRSSDNKPSLEEFLQYLEKRALALENAEQGHTAGNSRVAALATQGSSCSYCKSKEHKLFKCKKFYLLTAQERILFIEKNKLCITCLGTHKGKCRFHFRCSDCKGCHNSLVCNSPALAPPVTMTGNIDNNVLLPTARVKVFSKNGREYRIKALLDSGSQVSLVTSKVIKILGLTPTPNNTNIIGISNTKNNTKYCIPLEVHSMHIPFKKIINCHVVENITCKLPQSNIDISKIHIPNNITLADEQFNVPSEIHILIGADVFFQTLLPSNQSVVVVPMNLSSPAASDPHGSQQVLPTASCHTTSQGSPGFELHIFPTLFGHIIGGGLPVDLSKPSCHKVALKCELDIQKTISQFWSYEKVPELFHEKTSEQELCEQIFQSSVKLENNHFQVALPLKLPLEDINGILGESFHLALKRFLNLEKKLHSNPNLFMQYQRFIHEYLSLNHGHYMDIELYDINKQATYYLPHHAVINENSSTTRLRCVFDASMKTDKKVSLNSLQLNGPVVQKDLFDILMLFRFGKYTFTTDIKHMFRNIKIDPKFTSLQNILWRDNPSESIKCIRLDTVTYGLKSSSYLATRCLKELAIRYENLYPLASNIINNHTYVDDILYTDHDFNSVITARNQLREILSLGGFHTHKWASNNKSILSDIPQTEQQHFCSLDLQKENFDMKALGLRINVIDDNFIISSPEPFNPKEITKRRILSYIGRFYDPMGFASPIIVTAKVIMQKLWLQNIDWNSTPPLNIQEEWLQFTADLLAMEPIKLSRNIDISENYTAELVGFADASSSTAYGCCVYLRVNKLGNSNAYLLCSKSRINPIQKKGMTVPRLELNAALLLSKLMAKTYDSLKLKVKIKDVYLFSDSKIVLAWIDTELMQLQAYIANRVSVIRQATGAWSWLYVNTKENPADLISRGLKPGELNRCQLWWNGPQFLRNSEYNFDCCKPELPSTLPEVRPCLVLSDDQSSNSIEYIFKQLYNYSNITKIIRLMAYMLRFLNNVNKHKNKINSKYLTSSELENALMVIVKHEQGVHFKSEINALCKGNNLKGTLVNLHPFIDNLGLLRVGGRLHHAAIPLSQKHPVILPKDSLITSLIIKSEHERLLHAGPKLLLSSLNQKFWIVNGLLHIKKITHKCIICFRNKATAAQQLMGSLPASRVTATSRPFQVIGLDFAGPVDVKLSRIRRSVVGKGYICVFVCFTTKAVHLELASDLTTETFLGCLKRQISRRGKPSQVHCDNFSSFKSASNQLNELYKLHASQYHQANVQKFAAEQGINFHFIPCYSPTFGGLWEAAVKSTKYHLRRVVQNSLLTYEQLNTVLCEIEAVLNSRPLLSLSSDPDDFYYLTPGHFIIGSALTMYPENNLINVPKNKLKFWQLCTNLKQQFWKVWHKYYLNILQNRPKWRQDQNNVKVGSLVILKDDNLYPMYWPMARIVRLCPGHDGKVRAVEVMTPNKKTHIRAINKICVLPIDSN
- the LOC128199696 gene encoding uncharacterized protein LOC128199696 isoform X3, whose amino-acid sequence is MEDELSRKNVARGYAKRTITRLYQYLEAEEANLLKNHVEELMVRRDRLEKTFNEYEDLCKDILHLNPKDEECVDVVEEKFYKMVTMLNKAIAQRGFAPASSTNSVAQPSVAAKTHLPPVDIQQFNDSFTTRAYQMDRSSDNKPSLEEFLQYLEKRALALENAEQGHTAGNSRVAALATQGSSCSYYPVAEQSERGGGANEPQLTSCK
- the LOC128199696 gene encoding uncharacterized protein LOC128199696 isoform X2; the encoded protein is MNLSSPAASDPHGSQQVLPTASCHTTSQGSPGFELHIFPTLFGHIIGGGLPVDLSKPSCHKVALKCELDIQKTISQFWSYEKVPELFHEKTSEQELCEQIFQSSVKLENNHFQVALPLKLPLEDINGILGESFHLALKRFLNLEKKLHSNPNLFMQYQRFIHEYLSLNHGHYMDIELYDINKQATYYLPHHAVINENSSTTRLRCVFDASMKTDKKVSLNSLQLNGPVVQKDLFDILMLFRFGKYTFTTDIKHMFRNIKIDPKFTSLQNILWRDNPSESIKCIRLDTVTYGLKSSSYLATRCLKELAIRYENLYPLASNIINNHTYVDDILYTDHDFNSVITARNQLREILSLGGFHTHKWASNNKSILSDIPQTEQQHFCSLDLQKENFDMKALGLRINVIDDNFIISSPEPFNPKEITKRRILSYIGRFYDPMGFASPIIVTAKVIMQKLWLQNIDWNSTPPLNIQEEWLQFTADLLAMEPIKLSRNIDISENYTAELVGFADASSSTAYGCCVYLRVNKLGNSNAYLLCSKSRINPIQKKGMTVPRLELNAALLLSKLMAKTYDSLKLKVKIKDVYLFSDSKIVLAWIDTELMQLQAYIANRVSVIRQATGAWSWLYVNTKENPADLISRGLKPGELNRCQLWWNGPQFLRNSEYNFDCCKPELPSTLPEVRPCLVLSDDQSSNSIEYIFKQLYNYSNITKIIRLMAYMLRFLNNVNKHKNKINSKYLTSSELENALMVIVKHEQGVHFKSEINALCKGNNLKGTLVNLHPFIDNLGLLRVGGRLHHAAIPLSQKHPVILPKDSLITSLIIKSEHERLLHAGPKLLLSSLNQKFWIVNGLLHIKKITHKCIICFRNKATAAQQLMGSLPASRVTATSRPFQVIGLDFAGPVDVKLSRIRRSVVGKGYICVFVCFTTKAVHLELASDLTTETFLGCLKRQISRRGKPSQVHCDNFSSFKSASNQLNELYKLHASQYHQANVQKFAAEQGINFHFIPCYSPTFGGLWEAAVKSTKYHLRRVVQNSLLTYEQLNTVLCEIEAVLNSRPLLSLSSDPDDFYYLTPGHFIIGSALTMYPENNLINVPKNKLKFWQLCTNLKQQFWKVWHKYYLNILQNRPKWRQDQNNVKVGSLVILKDDNLYPMYWPMARIVRLCPGHDGKVRAVEVMTPNKKTHIRAINKICVLPIDSN